The Oncorhynchus mykiss isolate Arlee chromosome 17, USDA_OmykA_1.1, whole genome shotgun sequence genomic interval TCACATGAAAATTGACTTGATGTTTTGTTCTTATTCATTTCATATTGTCCATTCCAGCAAGGTTCCAGCAATTGTGATGGATGCGTAGCCATGCCAGCTGAGTACAGTTTGGCTTAGATTGGTTTggccctattattattattaagctATTAGGGTCAAATTCATTTTAGGTAGATCACTACAGTAAATATAACCTCGAGGTCATAGCACAATCCACAGGACACTCAATTCAAACATATGGATTGTGTGATGCCagacaatagtaaaaaaaaaaaaaagtataacaaTATAGCATTAACCTGACCCCAGATCTCTGTATGCAATGTGTAACTAACTCCTCAGACACTACTTGGCATGCCAAATTAGAGTTGGCTAAAGAAGGCATTATATCTGGGACCAGGACATTCATAATGCCACTGGCAATTGTTGTGCAACAACCACTGCTACCTAAAGCTAGTGTCGTATGCGGGCTAGATAAGCAACCATCAATGGACTGCACCAGGGCTATGCTCTCTCAGGTCAAGCTCACAAGACAGTAACAACATTACACGCTGGCCAGCTATCAAATACTGTTACCGCTACCCGTACGTAGTCCAAGCTAGCTAGCAAGTattcgttagctagctaacgttaactaggaGTGGTCGGTTGCttgtttagctagatagctaacgaGCGAGCCACTGGACGAAAGCAGGAAGGAATGCCTTGGGTAAAGCTTACCAAATGAATTTAGGAAATCGGCAATCTTCTTGATGCTACTCGTGATCACTTCTATATACTCGCGATTTGCCCAATCCTGATGGATTTCTCTTTGAACTGGGTCATCCTGGATAGACATCTTTACGAGTTTGCTAAACTCAATACTTCCGCCGTCTGGTAGGGTGCGCCAAATGCTGTCATCAAGGGGGGTTGGGTGGGTTGATCGCATGGTAAGAGCTATCCGGGATACTTGGGACGTCCATACCCTAACCGTAGCCACAACCCTTCCCATTAACTATTTGAAATGTCAACTTCAGAAACCTTTCCAGCAACATAAACGCGAAAGAGTTTACATGTTCATAATCAGTTTGCTCACGAGCCACATTCAACACGTCCAACTAGCTACTTAATCACGAGACAAGGATGGCGGTTGCAGA includes:
- the LOC110494680 gene encoding probable protein BRICK1-A, whose amino-acid sequence is MRSTHPTPLDDSIWRTLPDGGSIEFSKLVKMSIQDDPVQREIHQDWANREYIEVITSSIKKIADFLNSFDMSCRSRLATLNEKLTALERRIEYIEARVTKGETLT